From the Clarias gariepinus isolate MV-2021 ecotype Netherlands chromosome 3, CGAR_prim_01v2, whole genome shotgun sequence genome, one window contains:
- the igf2a gene encoding insulin-like growth factor 2a, giving the protein MEEQKVSPDHSVCRSCRRAERHTTMMSTSCRLLLFTVALSLYSSQVSAELLCGGELVDTLQFVCGDRGFYFSRPYRANGRRPHKGIVEECCFRGCDLYLLEQYCAKPAKSERDISATTLQAVPVLQTLQKDSTRKPVNVKFSRYELWQRTAAQRLRRGIPPILRSRKFKRLAKKIQDQEQPEFHRPLMTVSKRSPQIPHASRASLSISEAKTGKI; this is encoded by the exons ATGGAGGAGCAGAAAGTCAGCCCAGATCATTCAGTGTGCAGATCTTGCAGAAGAGCAGAGAGACACACAACAATG atGTCTACGTCCTGTAGACTTTTACTTTTCACAGTGGCACTGTCACTGTATTCGTCTCAAGTCTCGGCGGAGCTCTTGTGCGGCGGGGAGCTGGTGGACACTCTGCAGTTCGTGTGTGGAGACAGAGGCTTTTACTTTA GCCGGCCGTACAGAGCAAACGGTCGTCGTCCTCACAAAGGAATAGTTGAGGAATGCTGTTTTCGGGGCTGTGATTTGTATCTCCTCGAGCAGTATTGTGCAAAACCTGCAAAGTCTGAGAGAGACATCAGTGCCACTACGCTGCAGGCCGTCCCAGTGTTACAAACTCTTCAGAAG GATAGCACAAGGAAGCCTGTTAATGTGAAGTTTTCCAGATATGAGCTGTGGCAACGGACAGCTGCTCAAAGGCTGAGAAGAGGAATCCCCCCCATCCTCCGCTCCAGGAAGTTTAAAAGGCTTGCCAAGAAAATCCAAGACCAGGAGCAGCCCGAATTTCACCGGCCACTGATGACTGTGTCCAAGAGAAGCCCTCAAATCCCCCACGCCTCCAGAGCCTCGCTGTCCATAAGTGAAGCAAAGACTGGCAAGATTTAA